The Asticcacaulis excentricus CB 48 genomic sequence GGCTTTGCAGGCTCGATGAATTTCGACGCCATTGCCGCCTCGGCGCAGGCCAATATGCAGGTCGGTCTGATCTTCGGTCTGGTTTTCGTCATTGCCGGTCTGGCCTTTAAGGTCTCTGCCGCACCGTTCCACATGTGGACGCCGGACGTCTATGAAGGCGCACCGACCCCGGTTGTGGCCCTGTTCGCCGGTGCCCCGAAGTTTGCGGCTCTGGTGCTTCTGGCGCGCGTCCTCAACGACGCCTTTGCCGGTCTGCATGATCAGTGGGCGCAGGTGCTGCTTGCCATCGCCACCCTGTCCTTCCTGATCGGGGGCCTCGGCGGTCTGATGCAAAAAGACTTCAAGCGCCTGCTGGCCTATTCGTCGATTGCCAATATGGGTTACGCCATGCTGGCCCTGGCGGCCGGGACGGACAAGGGCGTTATGGCGCTGCTGCTGTTCTCGGTCCTGTACATGGTCGATACGCTGGGCCTGTTCTCGGCTCAGATCGCACTGTCGCGTAAGGGCATTGCGGTCAGCAAGATTGACGACCTGTCGGGTCTGTCCAAGGTCGATATGAAGCTGACTATCGCCATCACGGTGCTGGCCCTGTCGGTGCTGGGGATGCCGCCCTTCTCTGGCTTCTGGGGCAAGTTCTTCGTCTTCGGGGCGGCCCTCGAAGCCGGTTATTGGGGTTTTGCCGTGGCCGGTCTGGTGGCTTCGGTTATCGCGGCCTTTTATTACCTGCGCATCATCAAGGTGATGTGGTTCGATGGGGATAAGGGCGAGCTGGACAAGGCCCCGTTCGAAGCGAAGTGGATTGCCTATGCCGCCGCCGCCTTTGCCTTCCCGATCGCGGCTTTCGCTTTGTCGGGCCTCTATCCGCTGGCGGAAACGGCGGTCAAGAGCTTCGGCCTGAACTGAGCCTGCTGTTTAATTTAACTTCCGGGGTGCAGGGGTTTGTAACCCCTGCATTTCTTTTATGGCCCTTATCGACGTTTTTGACTCCCTGCCGTCCACCCAAACCGAGGCCCTCAGCCGACTGCGGGCGGGGGATCGCGGCCCGCGCTGGGTCCGGGCGCAGCGGCAAACGGCCGGGCAGGGGCGTATGGGGCGTCAGTGGGACGGGCCGTCGGGCAATCTGATGGCCTCGTGGTACGGGGTTTTGCCGGTCGAGATGCGCCGTGTGACCCAACTTTCCTTTGTGGCGGCGCTGGCGGTGACCGACGCTATCCGTCCGGTATTGAGCGCACCGGACCCGCTAAAGATCAAATGGCCGAACGATGTGCTGTACGAGGGCCGCAAGCTGTGTGGCATACTGGCCCAGAGCGAAACGCTTGAAACAGGGCTGGGGGTGGTCATCGGCATCGGCATCAACATCGCCAAAGCGCCGCAGGGACTGAGCTATGGCACCGCGGCGCTCAACGACCTGACGGCGCAACCACAAACCGTCGAAGTCGTCCTGGACGCCCTCGATGCGGCCCTGACGCGGCGCCTGGACGACTGGCTTACGCATGGCTTTGAAGCCACAGCCGCGCAGTGGTGGGATCAGGCCTATGGCCGCGACCAGCTCTGTCTGATAGAGCAACACTCTCAGGCCCGGACGGGAACGATTCTTGGCCTCGATGACTATGGCGCGCTGCGCGTCAGAGACCCGGACGGCACGATCCATGTGATCGCCAGCGGGTCCGTTTCGTATCCGGAGGCCTGATGCTGCTCGCCATCGAACAGGGCAATACCAATACGTTGTTCGCCGTGCACGATGGCGAAGGCTGGCGCGCCCAATGGCGCACGGCTACCGAATCGACGCGCACCGCCGACGAATACGCCGTCTGGCTCTATCAGCTACTTCAGATGAACGGCCTCGATTTCAATCAGATTGAGGACTGCATCATCTCCTCGGTCGTGCCGCAGTCCCTGTTCAACCTGCGCAAACTGGCCCAGCGCTATTTCAACAAGACGCCCTACGTCATCGGCGACAATACGCATCTGGGTATCGAAGTCCGCATCGACAAGCCGTCTGAAGCCGGGGCCGACCGTCTGGTCAATACGGTGGGCGCCTGGATCAAATACGGCGGGCCGTTGATCGTGATTGACTCAGGCACCGCCACCACCTTCGATGTCGTTGCCGCCGATGGCGCGCTGGAAGGGACGGCGATTGCGCCGGGCATCAACCTGTCGGTTCAGGCCCTGCATTCGGCGGCGGCCAAGCTGCCGCGCATTGCGATCGAGCGCCCGGCGCACTATATCGGCAAGGACACGGTCAGTGCTATGCAATCGGGCATTTTCTGGGGCTATATGGGCCTTATCGAATATCTGACCGACAAGATTCAGGCCGAATACGGTCAATCCATGACGGTCGTAGCCACCGGCGGCGTGGCGTCGCTGTTCGAAGGCGCGACCGACCGCATCCATCATTTCGATCCCGATCTTACGCTGCGGGGTCTGCTTGAAATCTATCAGCGTACCCTCTCTAATCAAAAGAAAAATG encodes the following:
- the nuoN gene encoding NADH-quinone oxidoreductase subunit NuoN — encoded protein: MDLTSALHLALPELILAVSVLGILVYGALRGDKAAGSVAALCGAALIAAAFAAAFNGHGKVFNGSFIADGVANFAKTFIYIASALIVVLARGYFERQNNNRFEFPILVTLSAIGMSMMVSAGDLIALYIGLELNSLAAYVMAAFRRDDAKGSEAGLKYFVLGSLSSGLLLYGISLVYGFAGSMNFDAIAASAQANMQVGLIFGLVFVIAGLAFKVSAAPFHMWTPDVYEGAPTPVVALFAGAPKFAALVLLARVLNDAFAGLHDQWAQVLLAIATLSFLIGGLGGLMQKDFKRLLAYSSIANMGYAMLALAAGTDKGVMALLLFSVLYMVDTLGLFSAQIALSRKGIAVSKIDDLSGLSKVDMKLTIAITVLALSVLGMPPFSGFWGKFFVFGAALEAGYWGFAVAGLVASVIAAFYYLRIIKVMWFDGDKGELDKAPFEAKWIAYAAAAFAFPIAAFALSGLYPLAETAVKSFGLN
- a CDS encoding type III pantothenate kinase translates to MMLLAIEQGNTNTLFAVHDGEGWRAQWRTATESTRTADEYAVWLYQLLQMNGLDFNQIEDCIISSVVPQSLFNLRKLAQRYFNKTPYVIGDNTHLGIEVRIDKPSEAGADRLVNTVGAWIKYGGPLIVIDSGTATTFDVVAADGALEGTAIAPGINLSVQALHSAAAKLPRIAIERPAHYIGKDTVSAMQSGIFWGYMGLIEYLTDKIQAEYGQSMTVVATGGVASLFEGATDRIHHFDPDLTLRGLLEIYQRTLSNQKKNE
- a CDS encoding biotin--[acetyl-CoA-carboxylase] ligase, with product MALIDVFDSLPSTQTEALSRLRAGDRGPRWVRAQRQTAGQGRMGRQWDGPSGNLMASWYGVLPVEMRRVTQLSFVAALAVTDAIRPVLSAPDPLKIKWPNDVLYEGRKLCGILAQSETLETGLGVVIGIGINIAKAPQGLSYGTAALNDLTAQPQTVEVVLDALDAALTRRLDDWLTHGFEATAAQWWDQAYGRDQLCLIEQHSQARTGTILGLDDYGALRVRDPDGTIHVIASGSVSYPEA